In Aquimarina sp. TRL1, a single window of DNA contains:
- a CDS encoding TIGR02594 family protein — MTNSVLDIAIGEYGVTEIKGAAHNPRILQYFKEIGHKWVTTDETAWCSAFANWVAFKAGYYYSGKLNARSWLKVGTKVKIPQQGDVVVFWRERRSSWKGHVGFFIDYSEDKRYIYVLGGNQNNQVCIKPYPTYRLLGFRSIKKNIQTNTRYCNRSIEKQ, encoded by the coding sequence ATGACCAATAGTGTATTAGATATAGCAATAGGGGAATACGGTGTAACCGAAATCAAAGGAGCAGCTCACAATCCACGTATTCTTCAGTATTTCAAAGAGATCGGGCATAAATGGGTTACAACAGATGAAACAGCTTGGTGCAGCGCGTTTGCCAATTGGGTAGCTTTTAAAGCAGGCTATTATTATAGTGGTAAACTCAACGCTAGATCTTGGTTAAAGGTAGGTACTAAAGTAAAGATTCCACAGCAAGGTGATGTGGTTGTGTTCTGGAGGGAAAGGCGAAGTAGTTGGAAAGGTCATGTTGGTTTTTTTATCGACTATAGTGAAGATAAGAGGTACATCTATGTGCTAGGCGGAAACCAAAACAATCAGGTTTGTATTAAACCATACCCTACATATAGATTATTAGGGTTTAGATCTATCAAAAAAAACATTCAAACCAATACTAGATACTGCAATAGAAGTATAGAAAAGCAATGA
- a CDS encoding YncE family protein, with the protein MKKNTEIALMTAGITLVALWWVIFDDDRNQTVISKSDNAKKKNYQASSEEKEDAMIAELIHSEGYDSFVQKNRPYIRRLPKRTFKGLQRSVTKLDNESFYKNLQNKYETTQLTITNTSDVEREVRLWAGNKKPPLSSTLPGEVSDHLFRTITISSSQGTGIYPQGIIVNPFNGFTYIANQLSHNISVLNREGIIVSLIPITANASSPFGVSPVDLTVDSQPSSPNFGRVYVANIIGDRVTVINTELKVINTIQVGKRPIGIVFNPFNSKVYVANIADDTVSVIDTDTGNVIETISVGKAPRNITVVPDTGNVYVVNSNDNSISVIDTNNVVTNTIENVGNTLTTGAYNPKNNTLYVVSAVDNAIVAIDIDTNTVKDSIPVGADPYRIIYNPTNELLYVGNRGDNSYSIIDSDDAVVDTLFLGIVGTGIAIDHNRDMIYSSDSTNGAINLISYSRESNKVLINDGYYRKREDFTFNPAIVKHVKFVLSGIQRFRVLKLEEDTVTGSTKVTPISFSSYNSPQNFGNVAEVFEMNGAIIDGKNGWVFKIAGKQTITILTYYKQFETEKILEEAIHH; encoded by the coding sequence ATGAAAAAAAATACCGAAATAGCATTAATGACAGCAGGGATTACCCTTGTAGCGCTTTGGTGGGTAATATTTGATGATGATAGGAATCAAACTGTAATCTCAAAATCAGATAATGCTAAGAAGAAAAACTATCAAGCATCCTCTGAGGAAAAAGAGGATGCTATGATTGCCGAACTGATCCACTCAGAAGGGTACGATTCTTTTGTGCAAAAAAATCGCCCTTATATCAGAAGACTACCCAAGAGAACTTTTAAAGGCTTACAGAGAAGTGTTACGAAATTGGATAATGAATCTTTTTATAAAAACCTTCAAAATAAGTATGAAACCACCCAGCTAACCATTACAAATACATCAGATGTGGAACGGGAAGTTCGATTATGGGCAGGCAATAAAAAACCACCACTGAGTTCCACATTACCAGGGGAGGTATCGGATCACTTATTTCGGACTATAACTATAAGTAGTAGTCAAGGTACAGGTATATACCCACAAGGAATTATTGTCAACCCTTTTAATGGGTTTACCTATATCGCAAATCAGTTATCCCATAATATTAGCGTACTGAATAGAGAAGGAATTATTGTTTCCCTTATACCTATAACTGCTAATGCTAGCAGCCCCTTTGGGGTTTCGCCCGTAGACCTGACCGTCGATAGCCAACCTAGTTCCCCAAACTTTGGAAGGGTCTACGTGGCGAATATTATAGGTGATAGAGTAACGGTAATTAATACAGAATTAAAAGTTATAAATACGATACAAGTAGGGAAACGACCTATTGGTATAGTCTTTAATCCTTTTAATTCTAAGGTGTATGTGGCAAATATTGCAGATGATACGGTTAGTGTAATTGATACCGATACAGGAAATGTTATAGAAACTATTAGTGTTGGAAAAGCACCAAGGAATATTACTGTAGTCCCTGATACAGGAAATGTCTACGTGGTCAATTCAAATGACAATAGTATATCGGTAATCGATACTAACAATGTAGTAACGAATACGATTGAAAATGTAGGTAATACTTTGACCACAGGCGCATATAATCCCAAAAATAATACGCTGTATGTAGTTTCGGCTGTAGACAATGCTATTGTTGCGATAGATATAGATACCAATACAGTAAAAGATTCAATTCCTGTAGGCGCTGACCCATATCGTATTATTTACAACCCAACCAATGAATTGCTCTATGTGGGAAACAGGGGGGATAATTCTTATTCTATTATAGATAGTGATGATGCAGTTGTTGATACTTTGTTTTTAGGGATTGTAGGGACAGGGATAGCCATTGACCATAATAGAGATATGATCTATAGTAGTGATAGTACCAATGGAGCTATAAATCTTATTAGCTATAGTCGAGAGAGTAATAAAGTTCTTATTAATGATGGGTATTATAGAAAACGAGAAGATTTCACTTTTAACCCTGCTATAGTCAAGCACGTAAAGTTTGTTTTATCAGGAATACAAAGGTTTAGGGTATTAAAACTGGAAGAAGATACTGTTACAGGAAGTACCAAAGTAACCCCCATCTCTTTTTCCAGTTATAACAGCCCTCAGAATTTTGGAAATGTAGCAGAAGTATTTGAAATGAACGGAGCTATCATAGATGGAAAAAATGGATGGGTGTTTAAAATAGCAGGAAAACAAACCATCACTATACTAACCTATTACAAACAATTTGAAACAGAAAAAATTTTAGAAGAAGCAATACATCATTAA
- the tssD gene encoding type VI secretion system tube protein TssD translates to MTIQGKLLLEGEAYTIINYATEITQQCDYNGRPFSKPNWKIHDIVLRTNKRNDHFFEWAVTPLMTKHCEIIFSSADGISRSSTYKLFDVHCLFYNLEFDANNTSSILYRLKLSAATTFFNGELMLTKPWAKTDPHVTTTKKITEEEEATLIDYYLTDETNKRLTSAEIGDTVYLTVQTKNLIGELISIDLHNPNVDFKYEGKLVQNDVLKNIQVQAAIQRIALEVLPEGSDIETQQMVF, encoded by the coding sequence ATGACTATACAGGGCAAACTTCTCCTGGAGGGAGAAGCGTATACGATCATTAACTACGCTACAGAAATAACCCAGCAATGCGACTATAACGGTAGACCCTTTTCTAAACCAAACTGGAAAATACACGATATAGTACTACGAACTAATAAACGCAATGATCATTTTTTTGAATGGGCAGTTACTCCATTAATGACGAAACATTGTGAAATTATATTTTCTTCTGCGGACGGAATAAGCCGAAGCAGTACTTATAAATTATTCGATGTGCATTGTTTATTTTATAATTTGGAATTCGATGCCAATAACACCTCTTCTATTTTATATCGCTTAAAGTTATCAGCTGCCACTACTTTCTTTAATGGAGAGCTTATGCTGACAAAACCTTGGGCTAAAACAGACCCGCATGTAACTACTACGAAAAAAATTACAGAAGAGGAAGAGGCAACCTTAATAGACTACTATCTGACAGATGAAACAAACAAACGCTTAACGAGTGCAGAGATAGGCGATACGGTGTATTTAACTGTTCAAACTAAGAATCTTATAGGCGAACTAATTTCTATTGATTTACACAATCCTAATGTTGATTTCAAGTATGAGGGGAAATTAGTGCAAAATGATGTTCTAAAAAACATTCAGGTGCAAGCAGCAATACAGAGGATAGCTTTGGAAGTATTGCCAGAGGGTAGTGATATAGAAACGCAACAAATGGTATTTTGA
- a CDS encoding helix-turn-helix transcriptional regulator, with the protein MNYISENISYLLRKTGLGKDAFGQTVGLKRGNIGSYIDRKAYPKIETLQKISETYKVSIDDLINTDLANNNLKPRGIVSKNAINDYSVSEIIENIYIRDDEFSSSPLLWMYIKMKILDGKIEDEELIIERLESIIEKNISKYSK; encoded by the coding sequence ATGAATTACATTTCAGAAAACATAAGCTACTTGCTGCGTAAAACAGGGTTAGGGAAAGATGCTTTTGGTCAAACAGTTGGTCTAAAAAGAGGAAATATAGGCTCTTACATAGATCGTAAGGCTTACCCGAAAATAGAAACATTGCAAAAAATATCTGAAACGTATAAAGTGTCTATAGATGATTTAATAAATACAGATTTAGCTAATAATAACCTTAAACCTAGGGGAATTGTTAGTAAAAATGCAATAAATGATTATTCAGTTTCTGAAATTATTGAAAATATATACATTAGAGATGATGAGTTTTCAAGTAGCCCCTTATTGTGGATGTATATAAAAATGAAAATTCTTGATGGTAAGATTGAAGATGAAGAATTGATAATTGAAAGGTTAGAATCAATCATAGAAAAGAATATAAGCAAATATTCAAAATGA
- a CDS encoding RHS repeat domain-containing protein, with protein sequence MKKRHKIRQLTFITVLSCIIGIPLSLKAQNNKVQIPNPIGPSPEAASIVKYVDMTINEHKGMVQKQIPIYQIEEGSIRLPVSLLYASGGFKVTEASSSVGLGWSLQAAGVVTRTMNGLPDDISSPVKGFLALKNEVDYNYLSHGDKNQTRYGYLQSIGQGCYDAQPDIFNFNFNGYTGKFHFDWNGNIIISSETQIAITPIQHGGNASTITGWIFTTPDGVRYTFKAAEFTANIKSGRNLCYLAQDGYISSWYISQITAPVSNANLFFEYTPYTIKDHNIYTSRTRSHLVGGSSRCGGSINDPIQYSKTDIDINGKALKRIYSDSSPVEISFIPASYKVMPTSNDLFAISEIQIKNRDQNKLIKKYKLTHSQATGRLTLTRLQEIGSNLEGLAPYEFFYHQQLPERSSHQKDHWGFANNNTSRDMLPPYFIQVPGNGVASFGSADRSADLEGSKKGVLYKIKYPTGGYDTYSFEQNTYGYVGGNRINEFVSQKHTEKVTATGNSGQGCTAINTDTDRTSFTITGDPNSPDKPVMVRVFGKVDKYTDNYFSGGKAPKATLYNSQNNVLLTISLTNNDIDKGILLAPGSYSLVAEATWRNCENTSRDSATITLIHHKVTNIPLYEKKAGGVRVASIKKYDANNKLLLSQQYQYKDAQGYSSGMIHQEPNYLFEKQTLQWVGTGGGGTNVSCQYMVALDTDRSALGITNGSHIGYSKVSSIQKGEDNHQTPNGVVSTTFINATNIIDQEFPFPPPIDRAHSNGKVITSVTSNRNGETLQQQEHSYQFKEHLTNALKVDFKGGAVLGEENFTIGRYRILMAHSQRKKAETTEYLKGEPYTVTSEFTYNTALQKVKSKTTYNQQQTKRQRFFYPEEYTSLTGLSQEEKTAYQDLIDQYRLATPIQNEVYTITNNQSEKLTAIQRIRYTNDGKALPKTILQAKNNKTALEDRLYYHTYDSKGNLLELSKPLASHIVYIYGYQDQLPVAKIENATYSQVRTYVAAIKTASNADTDHCSEPDCKEQLLRNKLNALRDQLPDALITTYTYDPMIGVTSTTDPKGITTYYSYDSLGRLHSIKDADGNLISENKYHYKNQ encoded by the coding sequence ATGAAAAAACGACACAAAATCCGGCAATTAACCTTTATTACAGTACTGAGCTGTATTATTGGTATTCCTCTTTCTCTAAAAGCACAAAACAACAAAGTACAAATTCCTAACCCTATTGGTCCTTCTCCAGAGGCTGCCAGTATTGTAAAATACGTGGATATGACCATTAATGAGCATAAAGGGATGGTTCAAAAACAAATTCCTATCTATCAAATAGAAGAAGGTTCCATACGGCTTCCTGTTAGTCTTTTATACGCTTCAGGAGGGTTTAAGGTTACTGAAGCTTCCAGCTCAGTTGGTCTGGGATGGTCTCTGCAAGCTGCCGGGGTAGTAACCAGAACTATGAACGGCTTACCCGATGATATCTCTTCACCTGTTAAAGGGTTCCTTGCCCTAAAAAATGAAGTAGACTATAACTACCTGAGCCATGGAGATAAAAATCAAACCAGATATGGCTACCTTCAGAGTATCGGACAAGGGTGTTATGATGCACAACCGGACATTTTTAATTTTAACTTCAATGGATATACCGGTAAATTTCACTTTGACTGGAATGGAAATATTATTATTTCTTCAGAAACACAAATAGCAATTACCCCGATTCAACATGGGGGAAATGCTTCTACCATTACAGGATGGATATTTACAACTCCAGATGGGGTACGTTATACATTTAAGGCTGCTGAATTTACTGCTAATATAAAATCTGGAAGAAATCTCTGTTATCTGGCTCAGGATGGGTATATCTCTTCCTGGTACATTAGCCAAATCACAGCCCCTGTTAGTAATGCTAATCTGTTTTTTGAGTATACTCCATATACCATTAAAGATCATAACATCTATACTTCCAGAACAAGAAGTCATTTGGTTGGAGGAAGCTCCAGATGTGGAGGAAGTATCAATGATCCTATTCAATATAGCAAGACCGATATCGATATTAATGGAAAAGCGCTTAAAAGAATCTATTCAGACAGCTCCCCTGTAGAGATCTCTTTTATTCCTGCATCCTATAAGGTAATGCCTACCAGTAATGATCTTTTTGCAATCTCCGAGATACAAATCAAAAACCGTGATCAAAACAAACTCATCAAAAAATATAAACTCACTCACTCACAAGCAACAGGGCGTTTGACATTGACCAGACTTCAGGAGATTGGAAGTAACCTTGAAGGGCTTGCTCCTTATGAATTTTTCTATCATCAACAACTTCCAGAGCGGTCTTCACATCAAAAAGACCATTGGGGATTTGCCAATAACAATACCTCCAGAGATATGCTGCCTCCTTACTTTATACAAGTACCAGGCAATGGAGTTGCCAGTTTTGGAAGTGCAGACCGATCAGCTGATCTGGAAGGTTCTAAAAAAGGAGTGCTTTATAAAATAAAATACCCCACAGGGGGCTATGATACTTATTCCTTTGAACAAAATACTTATGGATATGTCGGTGGAAACAGAATCAATGAATTTGTAAGCCAAAAGCACACTGAAAAAGTAACTGCTACAGGAAATTCCGGACAAGGGTGTACAGCTATTAATACCGATACAGATCGTACCTCTTTTACCATTACTGGCGACCCTAATTCCCCTGATAAACCTGTAATGGTCAGGGTATTTGGAAAGGTAGATAAATATACTGATAATTATTTTTCCGGAGGGAAAGCCCCTAAGGCAACCCTATATAATAGCCAGAATAATGTTCTGTTAACAATCTCATTAACCAATAATGATATCGATAAAGGAATATTATTAGCTCCCGGATCGTATTCTCTGGTGGCAGAAGCAACCTGGAGAAACTGTGAGAACACCTCCAGAGATAGCGCCACTATAACCCTGATTCATCATAAAGTAACTAACATTCCTTTATATGAAAAAAAAGCAGGAGGAGTACGGGTAGCATCTATTAAAAAATACGATGCTAATAACAAACTACTTCTTTCTCAGCAATATCAATATAAAGATGCTCAAGGATACTCCTCGGGAATGATACATCAGGAACCTAATTACCTTTTTGAAAAACAAACCCTGCAATGGGTTGGAACAGGAGGAGGAGGAACCAATGTTTCTTGTCAATATATGGTAGCACTGGATACCGACAGGTCTGCTTTAGGAATCACCAACGGGTCTCATATAGGATACAGTAAGGTCAGTAGCATTCAAAAAGGTGAGGATAACCACCAAACTCCCAATGGAGTTGTTAGTACAACTTTTATAAATGCAACGAATATCATCGATCAGGAATTTCCATTTCCTCCACCCATTGACAGAGCACATTCCAATGGAAAGGTGATCACTTCTGTAACTTCCAATAGAAACGGAGAAACTTTACAACAGCAGGAACACAGCTATCAGTTTAAAGAACATTTAACCAATGCGCTAAAAGTTGATTTTAAAGGAGGAGCTGTATTAGGGGAGGAAAACTTTACCATTGGCAGGTATCGTATTTTAATGGCACACAGCCAGCGAAAAAAAGCAGAAACTACCGAGTATCTAAAGGGAGAGCCTTATACTGTTACCAGTGAGTTTACCTACAATACAGCCTTACAAAAGGTAAAAAGTAAGACAACTTATAATCAGCAGCAAACCAAACGACAACGCTTCTTTTACCCAGAGGAGTATACCTCATTAACCGGATTAAGTCAAGAGGAAAAAACGGCTTATCAGGATCTTATAGATCAATATCGATTAGCCACACCTATCCAAAATGAAGTTTATACCATCACAAACAATCAATCAGAAAAACTAACGGCTATTCAAAGAATACGCTATACCAATGATGGTAAAGCATTGCCTAAAACTATTCTGCAAGCAAAAAACAATAAAACAGCACTCGAAGACCGATTGTATTATCATACCTACGATAGCAAAGGGAATCTTTTAGAACTTTCTAAACCTTTAGCTAGTCATATCGTATATATCTATGGATATCAGGATCAGCTGCCTGTTGCTAAAATAGAGAATGCTACCTATAGTCAGGTAAGGACTTATGTAGCCGCTATTAAAACAGCTTCTAATGCAGATACAGACCATTGTAGTGAGCCGGATTGTAAAGAACAACTTCTAAGAAACAAACTCAATGCATTGCGGGATCAATTACCAGATGCCTTGATCACTACCTATACCTATGATCCAATGATAGGAGTAACCAGTACTACTGATCCCAAAGGAATAACTACTTATTACAGTTATGATTCTCTGGGACGCCTTCACTCTATAAAAGATGCCGATGGAAACCTTATTTCAGAAAACAAATACCACTATAAAAACCAATAA